One genomic window of Eptesicus fuscus isolate TK198812 chromosome 6, DD_ASM_mEF_20220401, whole genome shotgun sequence includes the following:
- the LOC103301037 gene encoding olfactory receptor 7A10-like encodes MYLVTVLGNLLIILAVSSDSHLHTPMYFFLSNLSLVDICFTSTTIPKMLINIQTQSKVITYEGCITQMYFFILFAGLDNLILTVMAYDRFVAICHPLHYMVIMKPRLCGLLVLVSWIMGILNSLLESLMVLGLRFCSDLEIPHFFCEFNQVLQLACSDIFLNNIIMYFSAGLLSFGPLAGILYSYSKIISSICGIASAQGKYKAFSTCASHLLVVSLFYGTALGVYLNSAASQSSHSSAVASVMYTVVTPMLNPFIYSLRNKDIKRALERFLGR; translated from the coding sequence atgtacctggtcactgtgttgggaaacctgctcatcatcctggctgtcagctcagactcccacctccacacacccatgtacttcttcctctccaacctgtccttggtagacatctgttttacctccaccaccatcccaaAGATGCTGATCAacatccagacacagagcaaagtCATCACCTATGAAGGCTGCATCACACAGAtgtattttttcatactttttgcTGGGTTGGACAACTTAATCCTGACTGTAATGGCGTATGACCGGTttgtggccatctgccaccccctGCACTACATGGTCATCATGAAGCCCCGGCTCTGTGGACTGCTGGTTCTGGTGTCCTGGATTATGGGTATCCTGAATTCCTTGCTTGAAAGCTTAATGGTTTTGGGTCTGCGCTTCTGCTCAGACTTGGAAATACCCCACTTTTTTTGTGAATTCAATCAGGTGCTCCAACTTGCTTGTTCTGACATCTTTCTTAACAAcattataatgtatttttcagCTGGGCTGCTATCTTTTGGTCCTCTTGCTGGGATCCTTTACTCTTACTCCAAGATAATTTCCTCCATATGTGGAATCGCTTCAGCTCAGGGGAAGTATAAAGCATTTTCTACCTGTGCGTCTCACCTCTTAGTTGTCTCCTTATTTTATGGTACAGCCCTAGGAGTGTATCTCAACTCTGCTGCTTCCCAAAGCTCACATTCAAGTGCAGTAGCCTCGGTGATGTACACCGTGGTCACACCCATgttgaaccccttcatctacagtctCAGGAACAAGGACATAAAGAGGGCCCTGGAAAGATTCCTTGGCAGGTAA